A genomic segment from Octopus sinensis linkage group LG4, ASM634580v1, whole genome shotgun sequence encodes:
- the LOC115210277 gene encoding zinc finger Ran-binding domain-containing protein 2, which yields MDKKEIVSYKKGGTEIGKAMAEKSRGLFSADDWQCKSCGNVNWARRTACNMCNAPKYGRIEPRTGYGGGYMERDEVVEYIKRNESDDEYDEFGRKKKKFRKADDEKDKATIPKDTARSVDEDDNKEEEEDDEDEDGAGDVSKYKLDSEEDEEDDDEDGDLSKYKLVDSEEENDKSKSRKSRSRSSSSRSSSRSASSYSSSSGSGSRSRSRSRSYSRSPSSSSSRSSRSSSQRSQSRSISRSRSRSSSVSSATSDQQIASERGQSDEKRKRQSHRRNCSGSRSRSRSTERQHSRKRRRSRSRSSSRSRSGSRSKSRKSGSNRSRS from the exons ATgg ATAAAAAGGAAATTGTCTCGTACAAAAAAGGTGGCACGGAGATTGGCAAGGCAATGGCAGAAAAAAGCAGGGGTCTATTTAGTGCTGATGACTGGCAGTGTAAAAG TTGTGGTAATGTGAACTGGGCTCGAAGGACAGCTTGTAACATGTGCAATGCTCCGAAATATGGCAGGATTGAACCACGAACGG GTTATGGTGGTGGTTATATGGAAAGAGATGAAGTAGTAGAATACATCAAAAGGAATGAGtctgatgatgaatatgatgaa tTTGGACGTAAAAAGAAAAAGTTCCGAAAAGCTGATGATGAAAAAGATAAGGCAACCATACCAAAAGATACTGCTCGTAgtgttgatgaggatgacaataaagaggaggaagaggatgatgaagatgaggatggagCTGGTGATGTATCAAAGTACAAACTGGACTCTGAG gaggatgaggaagatgatgatgaagatggtgatttaTCTAAATATAAACTGGTTGACTCTGAAGAAGAGAATGACAAATCAAAAAGTCGTAAATCTCGTTCCCGGTCTAGTTCATCTCGGTCTTCCTCTCGGTCAGCATCCAGCTACAGTTCATCGTCCGGTTCAGGCAGCCGATCACGGAGTCGTTCTCGGTCCTACTCTCGCAGTCCTTCTTCATCTTCCAGTCGTTCATCACGATCCAGCTCACAGCGCTCGCAATCTCGGTCCATTTCCAGATCTCGATCACGGTCTTCCTCAGTATCCAGTGCCACCTCAGACCAACAAATTGCATCAGAGAGAGGGCAGTCAGATGAGAAGAGGAAGAGGCAGTCACATAGGAGAAACTGTTCAGGCTCCAGGTCCAG GTCCCGCTCAACTGAGAGGCAGCACTCTAGAAAAAGACGGCGTTCCCGCTCTAGGTCGTCTTCACGTTCCAGATCAGGCTCAAGATCCAAAAGCAGAAAATCTGGATCCAATCGGTCGAG GAGCTGA